A single window of Vigna unguiculata cultivar IT97K-499-35 chromosome 1, ASM411807v1, whole genome shotgun sequence DNA harbors:
- the LOC114175133 gene encoding serine/threonine-protein kinase HT1-like, whose translation MGKLAIMLQGKCKNRKESSSWPLTKCFYHTNRRDTGARIEEEWNVDFSDLFIGHRFSHGAHSKIYHGIYKQQHVAIKIFEVRECEEEGNLRSLLETQFLREVTHLPRMQHQNVVSFVAACRDSESYYILTEYQQKGSLRAHLNMLESKPISLRKIIRFALDIARGMEYVHAQGIIHRDLKPENVLVDKNCRLKIADFGIACVASKCDSLRGTYRWMAPEMIKGKCYGRKVDVYSFGLILWELVSGTLPFADMNPVQVAVAVIDKNSRPVIPTHCPHGLRDLINQCWALKPQKRLEFCQIVRVLEQMIKDIVL comes from the coding sequence ATGGGAAAGTTAGCGATCATGTTGCAGGGTAAGTGCAAGAACCGCAAGGAATCATCATCATGGCCATTGACAAAATGCTTTTACCACACCAATAGAAGAGACACTGGGGCCAGAATTGAAGAAGAATGGAACGTTGATTTTTCTGATCTCTTCATCGGACACAGGTTTTCTCACGGTGCTCACAGTAAAATTTACCATGGCATATACAAGCAGCAACATGTTGCAATCAAAATTTTCGAGGTACGAGAATGCGAGGAAGAGGGAAACCTTAGATCGCTTCTGGAGACACAATTTCTGAGAGAAGTCACACATCTACCTCGTATGCAGCATCAGAACGTGGTGAGTTTCGTAGCAGCATGCAGAGATTCTGAATCTTATTACATTCTCACGGAGTATCAACAAAAGGGTTCTTTGAGGGCACATTTGAACATGCTCGAGTCCAAGCCAATCTCTCTGAGGAAGATCATACGTTTTGCTTTGGATATTGCACGTGGAATGGAATACGTGCATGCACAAGGCATCATTCACAGAGACCTTAAACCTGAGAATGTGCTTGTAGACAAGAACTGTCGCCTCAAAATTGCTGATTTTGGcattgcttgtgttgcttcaaaGTGCGATTCATTGAGGGGAACGTATCGTTGGATGGCACCAGAAATGATCAAAGGAAAATGCTATGGAAGGAAGGTTGATGTGTATAGTTTTGGGCTTATTTTGTGGGAGTTGGTGAGTGGAACACTGCCATTTGCAGACATGAATCCGGTTCAGGTTGCTGTTGCAGTGATTGATAAGAATTCAAGGCCTGTTATTCCCACACATTGCCCACATGGTTTGAGAGATTTGATTAATCAGTGTTGGGCGTTGAAACCACAGAAGAGACTTGAATTCTGTCAGATTGTTCGAGTTTTGGAGCAAATGATCAAAGACATTGTTCTCTAA